Part of the Benincasa hispida cultivar B227 chromosome 11, ASM972705v1, whole genome shotgun sequence genome, ACTTACTTAACCACTCAACAACCACCATGATATAGAGTCATATCCCCTTGCTCTAGGTAATCCTTCTATAAAATCCATTGTCCATTCTTCTATGATTAATTCTGGGATTGGTAATGGCTGGAACAAGCCCGCAAGAGACAATGATTCCGTCTTATTTCTTTGGCAAATCTCGCACCCCTCCACATACTTCTTTACATCTGACTTCATTACTTGCCAAAACAATTCTCCATTCATTCTTTTATAGGTCCTCAAGAAGCCCGAGTGCCCTCCTAATACATAATCGCGGAACGTGTGTAGTAAGGATTGAATTAGTGAAGATGACCGAGACAGTACGAACCTCCCTTTGTATAACAATCGATTATTCTTCCACTGACATTTTGGTTTTCCCTCCGGGTCGTTCTTCAATATTGTTATTATCTTTTggagttcttcatcttcttcaacctCCTTTAGAACCACTTCCATATCCACTAAGGCTGGGGTTGTCAACACATATGCTTCAGCTGTTCGACAGATACGTGACAGGGCATCCGCTGCCTTATTTTGCAGCCCCATTTgttacaaaatttcaaaatcgtATCCCAAGAGCTTTATTAACCACCTCTTGAAACTGAGGTTGGACTTCCCATTGTCCGATCAAGAATTTTAAAACCTTCTGATCTAAGATCACTGTGAATTTGTTTCCCAACAGATAATGTTGCCACTTCTGGATTGCTAGCACCATTGCCATGAATTCCTTTTCGTAGATGGATTTGGCCTGTGCTTGAGGGATAACTTTTGGCTAAAATAGGCTATTGGTTTGAAGTTTTGAGATAATACCCCCCCCCAAATTTGGACGCATCAGTTTCAACCACAAATAGTTGAGAGAAGTCGGTTAGGGCCAACATTGGACTGTCATCATTACGTGCTTCAACTCTTCAAAGGTTTGTGTGGCTTCTTTCACTCCAAACAAAACCATCCTTTTGCAACAGTTAGGTTAGTGCCCACTTAGACACAGTTGGGAGTGGTATTCAACATACTGAGAGATAATAAATTGTATGCAAATAAAAAGAAGTGTATATTCTGCCAGCCGAGAATATGATACTTGGGCCATTGGATTTCACAAGGAGTGGAAGCTGATGAAGAACAGATTAAAGCAATGATGGAGTGGCCACAACCGAAGAATGTATCTAAACTGAGGGGGTTCTTACGACTCACCAGCTATTATAGAAGGTTCATAAAAGGGTATAGTGGCATTGTGGTAATATCTGGACTATAAACCGAAATATCATCAAAGAACACAAGTATAAATCGATGAAGAAAGAGACGAAACGCCTGATTCATCAGAGATTGGAATGTAGCTGAGGCATTGGTTAGTCTAAAAGGCATGACCATGAATTCATAGTGTCCTTCATGGGTTCGGAAAGCGGTCTTCTTGATGTCGCTTTCACGCAATCTGATCTGAGGTCtaactttgaaaatatgttaGGATCCTAGCCTGTACTCAGAAAACTCAACGAGAAACAAGAGACAAAGAGAGAAAACAAAAACTCTGCTGTATTGATAATAAGGAAAACTTCAAATTACACGAAGGAAAGATCTTAGTAAGAGAAGGATAAACTGTTGCAGAGAGTAGattgcaaagaaataaaaataaagagaaacaGTAAAGACCTAACACAATTCGAGAGAGCTGGGAGATTCCCTCCATAAAAGTCTCCTCAACTCTTATTTATCTCACAGAAATTGCTTGCCTCTTCAGGTGCCCCAGGTTGTCCTTATAAAGGAATGAACAGTGGTCCCCCTTAACCGTTTTCACCCCCCACCTCTTCCTCTATAAAAAATTCTTTCCCTACCATTTCATTTGTAACAACTTTCTTCTATCTATTCCCTTGTTTACCCGTTCTTTTATAGGTGTAAATAATTGGGGGTTTAACAGAATATTGCTGCCCCATGTAATTCATATAGGAGCTTCTTCGATCACTGGAATGGGAACTTGTCAACAATGGTGGCCTTGGTTTAGTTTCCTATAATCCACACAGAAATGCCATCCCCCATCCTTCTTCTTGACTAGCAAAACGACACTCAAATAAGGGCTATGGCTTGGTCTTATTATTCCGGcttgtaacatttcatggaCAAGTTTCTCAATCTCCTCCTTCTGGGCGTGGccatatttatatggatgaaCATTGATGGGTTTTCAGCCTTTGATGATAAAGATGCGATGATCAATTGCACACTTGGGAGGCAGAGTGGTAGGGGTCTCAAAcacatcttcatttttttttagtaacatTTGGATCGTTACTGGTAGTCCTTCATACTTTGCTTCCTCATCGTCACGGATGCTATTACTGTTCTCCTCGATTTCCAAGTGCTGAAATTCTATCAAGAATCCTAGATCTTTCTCTTCTCATATTTTCGATAGAGCGTTAAAGGATATTTTGGACTTCGTGAAGGAAGGGTCCCCTTGTAGAATTACGTGAGAATTACCCGACTGGAAAGACATCGTCAGCTTCAGCCAGTGGACGCCCATGAATCCTGTTGTGCATAGGCATGACATTCCTAAAACCACATCCATTTGTCCTAAATTGATGGCCAGAAAATTAGCTCTTACCACTAGCTCCGACAGTTTTAATTTGACGGACTTGTAGATCCCTTTCCCCTGAATTGCTGTTCCATTCCCAATAACTACTCcgaatttttcctttttcaccaGGGGTAGGTTCAACTCCCTCACAACTtcctgatgaataaaattgtgcGTAGCTCTTGAATCAAGTAACACGATTACCTCCTTATCCTTCATCATTCCCTTTAATTTCATCTTCCCTTCGCTGAAAATTTGAGCATCGATTTTAAGGCTAGCTCCGCCTTCTCAATTACTTCCATTGTCTTCAGCTTAGGTTTCTCCTCGTTCTCTTCTACCTCCTCAGTTTCagaatcttcttcttcattcacgATGAACATCAGTTGCCAATTCGCCCTTATTTTGCAATGGTGCCTGGGTGAATACTTTTCGCTACAACGAAAACACAGACCCTTGTCTAACAGGTCTCAGAATTCAGCGCCTGACAACCTTTTCAACGGTGGATCTTTCTTCGTAAAATTTCCCTTCACTAGAATTGATATCTGCCTCATAGTTAGGGTTTCGTTCCCTTTTACGAGTGTTTTGTCCGTTGCAGTTCCGTCTCTTTTCCTGCTTTCGACCTCTCGCTTATTGGGCCCAACTATACCCAAATCAGCCAGAGCCATTTTTAGGGCCATATTTCGATCATTAACTAATTGGGCTCCCTCATGCAATTGTCTAAAGTTGTTGGGTGCCTGCTGATGATTTCTGCCTGTAATGCCAGTTCGAGGCCGTTCAGGAAGGCATCTTTGAGCACATTCTCGGCCAACTCTGGTAAAGATGTCGAATAGGTCATGAACTTCTTCACGTAGTCGGCGTACGTCTCCTCCTGTTTAATCCGCAAAAGTCGTGCTCCCAAACTTCCTTCTCCAGTGGGTCCGTAATGTTCAAACATCCTCTTCTTCAGTTCTTCCTAGGTGGTAATGGCTTTCCGATTATGACTCCATCGGAACCAATCCACTTCATCGGGAGCAAAGCTGACAACAGCCACCTTGGCCTTCTCAACGTTTGATAACTTATGAATTCCGAAATAATGTTCAGCTTGGTAAATCCAAGATTCTGGATTTTCATTTGAGTACAGGGGAATCTCGAGCTGCTTGTACTTGCTCTTATAAGCTCCTCCAGCCCCTTGGTTTTGAGACGAATCCACCTCTTCCACCTTTCCTTTCAATTTGAGGCGACTCCCTTCTGTGGTTCCCGATTCCTCCTTCCTTGTTGAGTTGTTCTCCCTTACTTCCTTGTCCAGTTTCTTGACCCAGGAGCATATCTTTCAATTCGAAGATCTCTTTCTCATTAACCTCCATTCTCTCCTCCATCTGCTTCCAAGCCATCGCTCTTGTACGCCCcaataccaatttgttaggttCTTCTACCTGCACTCAGTAAACCCAACAAGAATGGCAAGAAAAATAGAGCAACTCCCTCTGTAATAGTAGTATTAATAAAGAAGGGAATTACAGAGCTAAATGTAGAAAACAAGCAACAACACACAAGCAACAACACAGCAACAGTAACAATATACTCAAAATGGATAAAAGGAATATAAAGAAAGCAAACCATCACATTCGAGAGAGCTGATGATTCTCTTCTAATAGCTACCCTCAACCTTTATTTCTCTCGCAAAATTCCTGCCCTTCACTGAAACCCAAGGTGTCCCTTTATAGTAATTTTCCGGTGGTCCCTCAATGGTTTTTCTCCTCTCCCATTTCCTATATAACAACTTTCTTCTGTGAATCTCCTTTCTTGCCCTTCCTTTTGTAGGTGTATAGAATTGGGGGTTTAACAATCCTTCCCAATTAACTCGTGCTCAGGATGAGATCCCCAGTCCGATGCCTTTCTCGAAGCCCGAACCCGATGCTTTCATAATAAATTCTATATCGGGTTGGGGATGATTTTACTAGTCCGATTGCTTTTCCGAAGCTCTaacccaaatttaaatttgcaGCTTGATGAATAAAATCCATGACTCGGATGACATTACTCGTGACCTTGCAACAATGATGAACATCTTAGCCCAACGAATAAGCCATGCATTAAATTTATGGTGTCCGGTATTAATGACTATGAATGGTTACTAATGAAAAACTGTACACATTTACTAAAAATTTCAGTTTACATTAGACTTGTAGTATGAATTGAGTTTTTATACAAAAGAATGTATCACCAAAAAAATTTATTCGCCCAAAGTTGCATGGTATATTGTTTCTTAAATACGGGCATCGCCGATTGGGTCAATGATTCCAACGGTGCACTTGTGACGTCATACTCCAAAAACTTCACACGATAGTAGCCACAGTCTAGACCATGTGTTTGGCGATTCGTGGTCATCTGAGTCATGGATTTTATTCATCGGGTTGCAAATTTGAAATCAGGTTAGGACTTCGGAAAAGCAATCGGGCTGGTGACTTCATCCCTAACCCGATATAGAATTTCTTCGTCGCGTTATGATGATAGCATCGGGTTCAGGCTTTGAAAAAGGCGTTGGGCTGGGGATCTCATCCCGAGTGCGAGTTAATTGGGAAGGCTGAAAGTGCCAGACGTAAGCAAAAGGTTATAATTCGTAGGAACGTGGGGGTCGGGTCATAAAACATAAAGGCACCTGGTAGaaggtcatccgtacaaaaagCTCTTGTTTCCTCCtcaattaatattcatttccCCTTGTTTGGCTCTTCTACATATTTCAAAGCCCCACAAGTGATAGGGAGTGttagatattataattaaatctacCTCTACCCACCAGCTTAAACTTTTGGGTGAATTGgtgatttaatatattattagaGCAGGTGGTCCAAGGATGTCTCGTGTTCAAGCCCCTGCATTGGTATTTCCTCCTCAAGGAATATTCATTTCCACTTATTAAGTCATCGTATTTCAAGCCTACAAGTGAGGGGATAATGTTTGatgatattataattaaatttactctCACCCACTGACTTAAGCTTTTACCTTGTTCattcctagatttttttttttttttttaaattcgatttaaagTGGATTGTGTTCACAAATTGTATTACAAGCTTCAAACATATTGTTCATGCTACACTCATCGATTCAAGTAGATTTGAAGTGGAAGTTGAAGAAGTCAGTTAATTAAGGTACTAAAGTGACGTAAAAGTAGTTTGCTAGGTGACATTGAAAGCTAGTTTAGAGACCTCAAATGTAGTTTCTCTAAGTTTTATTTAGGGCATGAGAATATCATAAGATCAATATTCTTCGGCTAATTTGATTGCCTAGTCAAATCTTATGATTGGCAAGTATTATTTGAAAACGTTAAATTTTTTAGAGAACCAAAGTTTAAATGACAATTATGAATTGTTTAACCGTGAGTCTTATGTCTTGCAGGTCCAGTCAACTTTGCAGAATTTCTTTCTGAATATCAAAGATGAATTGTATCTCCTTCAAATTGAGGCCAAAAAGGTACAGAAACACCTTTTCTTTTACCTCTCGTGTCTGTAATCTGCAATTAATATAAAAGGGGAAAGCATAAATTCTTGTGATTCTGTACTGTCCCCTGCTCTACATGTGTATGTTTTGATTTTGTGATATGATGATCAACTATTACAACGGAAAGGTTAAAGGAGACCTCACTTCAAAGTGTGATCGTGCGAGCTAGCATTATAATCATCTAGTTTGTTGACTCAACCACGGAACACAATAGATATACATATTACCAAATTATATCCTTCATCAAATATCATTGGCTTAGGGCTCTGGCTATACTCAAAAACTCTATGAATTGAATGGAAAATGTTCTTAAGAATGCTTTCACGGAACTCAAGAGGCATGTTCTACTTCTATTATTGAAAGTTAGCTTCATAGTCATTTGGTTTGGCAAGGTGAAATGAAACAAACTTAGTTCATATGGTCCCCGACTCCCTATACTTCTGAATGTCTAAATTTAGTCCTAGTActtttaataaaacataaaatgagtCCATAGTTAATATTGGGTTGAAGTGAATTTTTATAGAACTTGATCAACAATAATAATGATTTCCGCTAAGAAAagacacaatgagaatatgttCCCAAAATTTGTGAGTGAAGACTAGTGgagattattttctttttaattgaaAAGTAACACAAAATCAATCGTAGggactaattttaagatttattgaaagtacgggaactaaatttgaatatttgaaaaagtagggactaaaattgaacaattctCTAACTACATGGACCAAAATAGTATATTTACCAAAAGTTTATTACAACCGACAGTCAACAGAGTCATTGGTTTATTCCTTAACATTTGGcctatttttttccattttacatGTTTTCAGTGTTTGGCCTTTTTTCCATTCTACTTTTTTTTACTTTGTCTATATTTGATATTACATCAACCTTTTTCTTTACAGCTTGGTGATGGATTGATTTATGAACTTGTGGATGGTTCCAATAGCTTCCCTCATTTCTATGGTCCGTCACGAAGCTTCAGGCCTATCCCTATGGATGCAGTAACCAAAGCAGAGAAACTAACTTTTTCTGATGGTCGATTTACTTGTAGTTTTCTTGAATAGGAATAGCTTTAGTTGGCCATTCCAACTTTGTATTGTATCAACAAACCAAGTGCTGCTCAAGGTTATAGGCTGGAGAAGCGAATTGCGTACAACTCTGCAGCtgatttctttttccaatttgtAAAGTACATAGGAGCCTTAAATTCATGTGAAACTTTTGGGTAGTTATCTGCTTTAACTGAGTCATCCTCTTACAGTACCGCCTATCCAAGAGCTACACTGCAGAATATTAGAATCGATGGACCGTTGTAAATGCCTTCATTTTATCAGGCAAAAATGGGAATAAAAAATGATCACTTTTGATTGATATTATGTGGTGATATTATTTTCCCATCTATATCTTTCAGATGTTAATGTAATCACTTTCTGATATCCATGTTACTCAGATACTCATGATCTCCTCGGATATACTGATGTTATGGAAGATCTTATTTGTATGAATTCCTTTCCACATGCttttcttatataaactccAGAAAATTTCCAGGTAGCTTGTACTGGGTAATGTTGATACGTGTGTTGTCTTACTATTATATTTTAGTggcattattattatatttcaaCATGATATTCATGTGACATTCACTAATTGAATCAAGTTGCTAAATGTCGGTAGTCGCTGTATGGACAAAACTGAGGTTCTTGTCACAGACTAAGAGAAAACGACAGTTTTGATGATACTCAGGATAAGATTCTTCTTACTTACTCTCTTTCTATTTTCTCCAGGGATCTGTTACTCACGGACTAGCATAAGGAATAGTGCGAGCCCaagataaaacaaaataattatactATATTCAACATCTTTTTGTGCTTTCTCACTTCTGCTTGACCACAGGATTTGCAGTTTCTCTCCACCATTCTGCTATAAGTTAAAGCAACTTACCACCAACTTGCATTAGAACCGGAGAAAATTCCCCATATCGGACAGAACCTGTAGTTTGTCAGAAAGTAATGCCCCTACACTCTCTTTTTAAACGTTTGTGTAGGAAGAATTAT contains:
- the LOC120091189 gene encoding uncharacterized protein LOC120091189, giving the protein MAGQNEEEKSAATEDFVYRISTSKEWDESQRVGHIYGGDFDKSSGFIHLSNLNQVQSTLQNFFLNIKDELYLLQIEAKKLGDGLIYELVDGSNSFPHFYGPSRSFRPIPMDAVTKAEKLTFSDGRFTCSFLE